aaCTCATGACTTGAAAAAGAGCCTAATATGGAAGCTAGGAAAATGTTGTTTCTTGTAAAAGCTCTATTTTGGCTTATGcaagaagttttttttaataaaacttttacaatACCAATATTGCACTTTAAAAATTGTGACTTTGACTTCAACTTCAACTTCTAGCCAAAGCCAAAAACAAGAAGCTATCCCAAACAAGGACTACAGTGCAAGTTAGAAGTCCAAATGTTTATAAGTGgcaaaaaaattttatcaattcATTGCAACTTTATTTCAGGTGTCATGAACCTTCAAAAAATGCTTTGAAAGATGTAGGCGGTAAAAGATATCTTTCTTGAATGCATGAAAAGCACAATACTTTCTTTTCTCATAGGTAATTTTAGCTGAGAAATCAAATAGCAAAGGACCAGGTAAGATTGTCTACATACAAATTGCTAGAAGTTTGCAATCCAAATCCATTGTTTAGGTCAAGTGCTTGTTTTGGTCATTCTGCAAGAGCAGAATTCTGAAGCAAACAGATTTGAGTGTAAAGATTGTTGTGGTAGGTATCTTGATGAACCATGATCAGGTTTTACTGAAACCTTGGGATTTCTGGCCTATGAGTTGAGAGATTAAGACCTGTTGTTGTTAAGGCTTTAGCCCAAGTATTGTAAATCTAGTTCATTCTTGGATAGTAgaattgttctttttatttttctgctgTATTATGCCTGATCATACTGGGCCTGCTGGGGAACACAGATTATTACTTATAATCCTGATAAAGGGCAATGATACATTATCAGAACAGAAAATATATGGGTACTTTTGTTTGGGGGTTCATGATAATGGATACTGTTGTTTTGGGATTACACTGCTAACGGTCATTGGCATTGAGATGTCATGCTGTGTTAAGCATATTACAGACACTGGCAGCCTTTATGCTAATAAATTGAACCTATGAAATGTCTTACTCATAACCAATTTTATCTGTGAAAGTGAACatcatttcaattgtttttttccctatttgTACCCAATGCTTATAATTTCATCCATTGGAATTTACTGCTATGGCTTTAAAATAGGATATAACCAAGTGTTCAAATGAATTTAGATAATTGAACAAATTTAGTTGGGAATAAAATTTCATTGACTTGATCTGTACTGGCATGCCTTTGTCCAGGAGTAAAGAAAAcagatttgtatgacatttccTGATTCAAGGAGAGATCAGTAAAATGAAGGAAGCCAACACGTTAATTGTATGGACTGCATAGTGTAAAATATGGAGATTAAATTTCTCCAATGGAGGTAACCTATAGTCTTAGTATAAGAACACACAATGCTCGGGGTTGCAATTGTAAACAGCATAATtacgatatatatatatgaagggacaaaaataatatctaaagctATAGACACATATACTCAAGAATTCTAGGATCAACATAAAGGGGTTTCACTAACCTATTGACTCCGTGCATAACTGATTCAGCATGCAACCTCACTGttctagaaaagagaaaaaatagaatgcTTACTCCACATGCTGGAGAACAGATGTCAAATATGTCCTAAATCTCGGTTCTAGCATTCTAGGAAAGTTCCCTCATCTTTAATGCTTTTCTATTCtgtttaaataaaactatttgcATTTTTGTGAAAATGAATATCAATGAACTAAGCACTGGCAACCATATGTTCAGGACATATGAATGCTTCAAGATATGCTTGGCTAACATTCAACTTTAGGTAAATCAAAAGTGGTAACTAACATTCTAATACAACATGTTTCAATAGATTGTGCATTTCAGAATGCAAAGAGAAAACTAACCACAACTGAATCTCCCTTCATTGAATCGACAATAGTATTTATACGGGAGATAGCATCAACTCTGTCTTCCTGCAAGCAGGAGAAACTAATGAACAAAGAGAAAAGTGACATGATTatggaaaaagagaaatttgTTCATAAATTCTCATTAATAAATACACCATGCTTACCATTACAGCCCCACGACCAAGCcatgcataaaataaatattcgTCTCTTCCATTGCCAGGATATTTGTATTGCACAATATAGCAGTCACCACTGAAAAGCTTTGTTTGTTCGGCAACAGGGACAAGGAACAACTCATCATCATTTACACGCCAGACCTGGAATGTTCAGATTGCAGCAACACAGAATATGTATCATAAAAGCTTACAGCCATAATTTCAAGGAACTAGTAATATTGTAGTAAGCAGTTACTTTTAGAGTGCCACTGCAGTCTATAAGAGAATCACAGTCTTCTTCAGGAAGCTCCTTCATGTCATAGCCTTGTTGCTTGAACATTGCTGAAAAAGATATAGAgtaggaataaaaaattaattcaaggAAAGAGAAGGCATTAGAATAGATACTGCTAATActgcaatggaaaaaaaaaatcgtaaaTGTTGTTGCAAAAGTTACTAAACCTGCTACTTTCCCTCGACCTTCTTCATACAGCCTGGGCTCAGCCAATTGAGGCCACACATCAAAATATGACCTAAATATGGCAGTTTCTGATCCTTCGGTTAGGGAAGTTAAATGGCTCCTTGTTGACCTGCCCTGAGATTTGAGGAAAtcctaaaacaaaataacagtACTTGAGTCAGAAACAATGCAGCAGAGAACACATGTAGAAAAGCCTGAGTAGCTGCATTCTTCAACAAAAACAACGTTTTATGTACAATAATGTGTCCTCCATGCAATGAACTTCCCAATTGTTTTATGACATCACATTTCCTTCTAATAACAAATATTTGATCTCTCTAACTCCCTTTTAATTTGATTCTTTATTATATAGCAAAGTTCTGTAGAGCCACAGGCACTAAATTTAAAAGAGGAGAAGTGCTTACTATGGATGCTGATATCATGTTGATTACAAACTTAGAAGGAACTCTCACAGGCCCCTGCTTGGCAATACAAACACCGAGTAGTGGACTTCgaataatatagaaaatataccAGATTATTTTGGATATCAATTTTTAAGAGTACGTTTCCTCACTGATACAGCGCCCCAGCATCAAACCATAGGGTAACTACATCAGTGTAGTTATAagttcataacttgcatatcttgtTATCAATTCATTAAAAGTTAAACCATATAATAGAtacattaaattaaatcaatgaCCATTCCAACCAAAGAAATAGCTATGATAAAGCTACTAGTAAGATGATgacaaaaaaatagtaaatgaaaaaattatagcCCATATTCCAAATATTAAAGGTGAGAAACATGAATTATATCATGCAATTTAATCCATGAAGAGCCACATTGTTGGTTCAATCATGAGATCTGAATCACTTCTAGTTAATCAGACAACACCCTCTCCAATCCCAACACGCGCGTCCCACCCTCCTTCCCTGCCTCACTTTTTCTCATCCTTTCCACCATTTAGCTACATATTTGAACCATCCCAACAGGCCTACATTTTTATCACCCTAATGGGCTTACTGATGTTTCATGAAGGATCAATTACAAATTCACTCATATAATAATAACATAGATGtaaattcatatataatatctccacatgTATATGAAGAAGTAAATATACACAAAAAATGTGCATGTGTTTCTGTGTGAGGGAGGAAGGGAAGAGTAAATTCTTACTTCTGCAGCTGAGATTGAAGTTTTCCGTTCTGTAATTGAGGTATTTCTTCCCATCCAAACAAAAATCTCATTGTCACAGTCCAACATGTAGCACTTGTTTGATTCGAGCATTTCTTTGTTCAACATGTTACACACAGTTTGGCATAGTTTTCCTTGGGTAGCTATCCTGTTGATAAGAGAACCTTGAAGCATTCTTAGAGAAAGAAAGGCATCTTGTaagttttacaagaaaaaagattcTTTCTTCGTTTGAAAAAGGAAGTGGATTCCTCCAGAAAAGCAAATCAATCTGAATCAGTAAACAATATTTTCAGAAAAACCAAGGAATCTGAACAGCACAAGCATTTCAACATTTATGAAGATATAAGAAGATAGGATTCCTTGGCACACCAATAAGGATATACTTATACAATGGATAAATTTGGATGCCTGGGAATCTGTTTAGAATGATCTGAAGTCCATTCATCCCAGTCTCAGAAGTAATTGGTTCTATTAACaatgatatgaaagcaaagtaATATCCAGGAGCAGGAATAAGAAGAAACCAGCACAGATGTGTATCTGAAACCCAAGGTGAAACTCACCAGAATAGTTTTGCATTTGGAATATCAGGTTGTTTTTGAAGGGAAGGAGGTATGTCTCGAGGAATAGGAGCATAACCACCAAATAAGCCCCAGAATTCCCCAACATCAGGATCACCAACAAATTTTCCATCCTCTGCAACAAGGAATGATAGACATTTGTCAAATTAGTTTCttacaacaaagaaaataaaagaagaataaattCCAACCTATAGTTGCGACCTCGCACTTCCCATTATGCTTATTCTCTTTGATATACTGAACAACCTCCAGAGCTTTAGCTCTTTCTTGTATGCTGGAGTTACATCCGCTAAAGAGGAAAATTTTTGATGCTGTATCAAGTATGAATACATCATTGTGGTTCAAGGATGACCGAGAAAAGGGAACCTGGTGAGCATCAAAAAACACCACTCAGACCATGGCCCACATGGAGCTAACCAAGTAAAACAGAACCACCTGGAGGTATTTATAAAGAAAGTTGAAGCAATTCAAGGCAGAAAACTCAGACTTGGAATTTAATGCCCTAAGAAAACTGAGTTATGCAAGTTCACTCAGTAGCATCCATCATAAATGATACATGTACAGTTGATTGAGCAACCACTCAATTTTCATCTTGATAAGTGGAACATAAAAATTGCTTGACTTTCCATGTTATAGTTGACTGAATTAATTTATACAACTAAAATATGATGGGTATATCACTTCAAAAAAAGCTTACTTCTTTAACATGAACAACATGATCCCCCTTGCATGTAAACAGGCTGATTTGGTATGTCTCACAATTTAATTCTCCCGGTCCAGAAGAAAATACACCTTCAATGGGTATGATACAAGGTTTAAAGTATGACAAAAACTTCTCAGTTTCCAGACCTTGAATTTCCCTAAATTGCACTGCTTGGGACCCTAGGGCTGCATCTAATTCAAGTGCTTTGTCTGATGCCAGTGCTGAATCCACCTGCCAACAAAAGTAGCAACTAAAACACCCTCcagtgaaataaattatcaaatataaattttaaattcaaatttttataaatactaaCTCTACTTTGAATATGATAATGTGCATGAAGGTGGGTTGGATTTGTTACACCCTAACATTGACAATTAGAAAAAAAGCCTCATGGTTGGCACCTAACCCATGAGGGCCGACATGTCAAGAAGTTTTTGGCATGGTGGTTGGATTGTGGCCACTAAGCCTTATTCTGGTCATTCCAAGTCATTTGTTGCTAGTTTGAGAAAGGTGGGCACTAAGAGGaattttcttgaacttttgaCAGACATGGACCAGGCTGCAACATGAGGGAAAATCTTGGACAGCAATGGTGTGCAATGCCATGGCACAGTCTAAGGATGCAGCCAAGGATACCTGGCATGCATCAGCATGGGTGGACGTCCCAGGCAGGGGTAGAAGCTCTAGCAGTGATCACCAACATGTGTGGCAAGCAACTGAAACAACCATAGCCCTTCAATATGAATCGGCAATCCATTAGCATGCCCACACATGCTGTTGTGCAGCACACTTGCTTGCAATGGCATGACCATGTGGCCCCGCTTGGGCAACAGTGTAGCCCCATGCCCAAACATGGGGAAACGTAAGGTCACACTTGAGCAATTAAGTGGTCACACAGCCACACATCAGCATCATGGCATGACCAAAGTTGGCTATAGTTGTATTTTCTTGAAGGAGGTTGGGATATGGGgcctacaaaaaataattattagaatTTCTAACATTATTCCTCCTCAATTATGTTGGATGTCTTCTTCTGCCACTTGTGAAATGACTCAAAATGTTCTTTAAGGGGCAGATGGGGTGGTGGTGTGGTGTGTCACTCAAGATGGCATCTAAGGGTTACAAATGATGAGGTGACAGAGACAAGTAGCGGCCaccttttaaagtttatcaaAGGCGCAAAGGAGCGGGCTCCAAGGCCCAAACTTTAATTCGACATTCTTTGGATGATAATGGGCTTAGTTGGGATCTTATATAATTCAATATGGGTTCAGCCTAGAAAGtactttccaaaaataaaattacggGCCTAGTCAATGGCTACAAGTTACCATTttcagttattattattttcattttctaatagTCTTTAATGTGGTTTAGTAGTTAGTCCaagttttgttattttcaagTTGCATTATTATTATGTGACTAGTTCCAAGGAGTTATAAGTCCCTAGATAAGTTTTATATAGTAGTTGATTTGTCTTTTGAGaggaatgaatgaatgaatgaatgaatgaatttcTAGCAGCCACTATTTTCTTTGTGTGATACAAAGAGTACTGGGATGTGAAGCCTAAAGGTTTTTAGGAGTGATTCCTAGGGTACTTTCAATTATACACTACTCTCCTTGCATTTTACTTTTTGTACTGTATCATGAGGCCACAAGGGGCACGTCAAGACACACCAGGGGACATCCTTCAATTGCTTGTTGAGGCATAATAACACTCACTTGCACATGATTCGGGTGCAATGTCATGCTTGTGATGCACCTTGTTGGTACACAGTTGGGGCTGAGACAAGATTTTCCATAGTTGGCATGGCACAAGCACAACAGGGATTCAATCAGTTCAGAGGCATGCAAGCCAGGTGTGAGCTTTGACACATAGCCACACACCCCATGTAAGCAACAGCATATGACATTAGCATGGGCTGAGCAAGTGTTGTTGATGTTGTTCAAATGACAAGCAACCAACTGGGACATGTGGCTTAAGACAAGGCAAGCATCAGCTAAGGGTTGTCTGATGAGTAGTTGAAGGTAGTTTTGGGAAGTTGAAACCACTTAACCATCATACCAGTGACACTCTCCGATTGGCTTCTTTGAATTGAAAAATACTTCTGTAACTGTATGCTACATAGTATTCCAGACCTGGTTTGATCATGACCTACTTTGGCTTTGATGTGAATAAGGCTTGATCAGGGGTCTAGGATGGTCTTGTCTGTATTATCTTTGATAATACAACAAGTTGGGGTTGTTCCTTGTAATCTTGGTGGTGTCCCCAAGATTTCAAAGCCTTTGTTCAAGTGTTGGATGGTTGACTAAGTGGGGACTTAGTCTtcacaagaaaaagaaatatattgtgGATTCAAAACTTCCTAGTGAGAGAACTTGGGAGTTTCTACCCAACACCGAAACGCAAAAATCACTGAATGATGCAACTATTAATGTGATGATCATGACACTTTCTAGTTATCTCATCTTACCACTCCAAACACCCCCACCCAAGGAGAAAAGAACAGATTAAACAATTAACCATTGAGGCAAAACAATTTTCAGACCAACAGACTTCTTAGTCGGGCTTCATCTTTGAATAAGTTCTCTTAGTTGGGAATCTTGTAATCAATTGATTGGTGCATCATAACTGTTATCTTGCATGTACGTTGTTAATCATCATATTATAGAAGCCAATAACAATTCCTCTGCTTTTTCGAATTCTAACCACAGTTTTGAGCATttcaaatcataaaataaaaggagGAGATGAAACCTCTTTTGCATCATTTCCCAGCCAATAATGTATGTCATGTTGAGGAGAGCTGCTTTTGAGCAAGACTGTCTGTCACATATAAAACAGAAGCAAAAAGTCAAGTTCATTgcgaaaaaaggaaaacaaaacaaataatttcCTGCTTTAGACTCTCAACATTCAGATCAAAGTCACATCACTAATGAAATAACTTTCtatcaaataaatatgaaattaattttcttgAGACACTAAATAGTAATTAAGTCTCTGAGATTGTTGATGACCTGTTAAATAACTTAGTTGGGAATTAAAGAGGTCCAACCTGCCAACGACTTACATTCAGAATTATATATGCACTCCCACTGAAGAATTTCCCATATGAAGATTTTGGGACCGGAACCAACCGTAAGTTCTCAACGCACCAGATTTCTAAACCACTAAACAAATGAAGGGttaaggataaaataataactttaaaTGCCGACACAATGTATACAGAAGAGCCAATGATTACCACTTTCTAGAACAAAATAGCATGAAAATTCGACAACTTGGTAAATAACAACCCCGTATTAAACTATATTGGCACCTAGTGCCTACAAGGTAAGATCCACGACAATCAATTGAATGCCCAATTGTTGTGAATTTCAATAGAACTTTTAACTTAATTGACTGTCAAAAAACAAACTGCTTTTTCTAGGTCAATGGTTTTATTTGCTTCCACAAAACATGCTTCCAGAATAGCAATATCTATCAACATGTAATGTAACATCAGTGTCCATACAGTAGGAACAAACACAAAGCTCTGTTAGTTGAGCAAGTCTTTTCACTTACTTGTCTATATTAGGGTTTAGGTATGTAGTCAACCTCTTCCACATCAAGATCTAGAAAAACTACAGCACAACCCCCCCACCCAccgataaaaaaaagaaatgaaaactgCTGAATGCAATTTACAGTGAATAATAGCCAGAGAAACAAATTCGTCAATAAGGATACGCCTTAACTCCCGCTCCCTGAAATATTGGATCAATTTCCATCTCCTCTTATGCATTTGAAAACCCACAACACATCCCTCAGAACTTGCAATAGCCTCTGCAGTATATGAATCAACAATAATCACAGTCGGCTTACAATGAAGGCCCATTATGCATCAAGAAGAACATTACACTGTGATTGTGATAACAATCGTTTTGAGAAGTTGTGAAAATACTTTACGATGAAAACATACAAATAATCAGAAAATTCCAAATGAAAAAGCATAAAATAACCACGACCCACGTACTGAAAAGACCAAAGCAAAAGACATAGCAGCATAACCCAGTAAGAAAAACTCACCTCTCTCCCTTGTGAGATTTGAAGATTCAACAGTTAGGGGTCTCAACCGAAGCTTGTATGGAGTCGTcgaaaaacaagaaagagaaccCAACTCAGAAATTCAGAATATTCCCAGTTCCtctcttgaaaaataattataaaataaaaaataaaaaaatcaaagggcAATGGATAACATTCAAGAAGAATAAAGAGAGTAGAGATGAAGAGGCAAGGTTGGGACCGAAAGAGAGTCAGAAAGTAAGAAAGAGAGTGGAGTTTGGCTTTGTGGGGGGACCCAGCAAGCCTTTTGTGCTTGAcgaagagaaaaggaaaagaagcgTGCCCATTGTGCCCCCTTCTGTGCAGGCCGTGACCTTCAACGCCATGTGAGGTGTTTCTCAGTACATGGATTTCCACATTTGCAGACAACTGCAATCTTGATGATGATTGATCACTTATGGAAAAGCTGATTGCCAGATGGTTTGTCCAAATCTTTCTTGTGGATGTATCTATGTCTTGAATTCTGAatactataaaagaaaatatattagattCTAACTAGATTTGATGGTtgatctaaaaataattttgaaaaagattacattacttcttaaaataaattacttcaatttcttcttttaatcattatagggttgaaaaatgaaaatgaaacctTTTTCTGTTCATGTATAACATTTTAACACTCTTGTAACATTTCATGTTGAATGATTTACAAAAGCAGGGAGAGACAAAAAGTAATGAACCTGAGTATGTACTCTTGATTATGAGACTATTTAAAATGTAGCAAATAGGTGGTTAAAGTAGTTGATGCAAGATTTTCAATTAGGAGAGAGATTCAAGCATCATATCTTATAGAGTCTCTCAAAAAGTATGTAGATGTCAAAAGCCATAGCTCTCATGACTGGTTATGAAAGCAATGTGCGATGCTTTTACTCTGGGGAGTTTAATAtcaatcagcatctacataattCCTACATGCTCTCGGGGTAGCACCATATGCTCCTTATCAAATTGCCTCGACCCTATGTTGAGATTAGCGCATCAATGCGCCTTCATTATTTGTCGAAAATACTTCCAATATGAcatttgaaaattgtgagaGATGGAGTGCTAAGATTAAGAgatgaatattatatatattgtaCTTATCTTTCAACTTAAAAAACCTAGTTCTTATATCAAAAACTCAGTAGAATATTTGGAGAGATTTTTCAAagttaaaattatcaaataataataataataataatatataagtaaataaatatggaaaacaagcataaaatagaaatttggaAGAACAACTACTTGAACAACCCCCCTGAGGATGTTTGAATGTCCCAAGCACAACCTTTGAATGTAGGTAGATTCTCCATTTCATATATTtggttgtcttttttttttttttttcctccaaaattCTATCAGGTGAACATATAATAAACATTCCTCAAGCTCTAATATATCTAATATATATGAACCTCAAATCGAAATTGACTCCAAAGCAACTTGAAATCG
The sequence above is drawn from the Vitis riparia cultivar Riparia Gloire de Montpellier isolate 1030 chromosome 6, EGFV_Vit.rip_1.0, whole genome shotgun sequence genome and encodes:
- the LOC117916376 gene encoding villin-1 isoform X2 → MEIDPIFQGAGVKAGLEIWCVENLRLVPVPKSSYGKFFSGSAYIILNTVLLKSSSPQHDIHYWLGNDAKEVDSALASDKALELDAALGSQAVQFREIQGLETEKFLSYFKPCIIPIEGVFSSGPGELNCETYQISLFTCKGDHVVHVKEVPFSRSSLNHNDVFILDTASKIFLFSGCNSSIQERAKALEVVQYIKENKHNGKCEVATIEDGKFVGDPDVGEFWGLFGGYAPIPRDIPPSLQKQPDIPNAKLFWIATQGKLCQTVCNMLNKEMLESNKCYMLDCDNEIFVWMGRNTSITERKTSISAAEDFLKSQGRSTRSHLTSLTEGSETAIFRSYFDVWPQLAEPRLYEEGRGKVAAMFKQQGYDMKELPEEDCDSLIDCSGTLKVWRVNDDELFLVPVAEQTKLFSGDCYIVQYKYPGNGRDEYLFYAWLGRGAVMEDRVDAISRINTIVDSMKGDSVVGQVIEEKEPIEFFLIFQTLIVFKGGLSTRYKRFIAEKGIADETYDEKKTALFRVQGTSPNNMQAIQVDQVSSSLNSSYCFILQTETSIFTWVGNLSSTRDHDLLDRMLDLINPTLQPISVREGSEPDVFWKALGGKAEHPREREIKAYVEDPHLFTCTFTDGDLKVKEIFNFTQDDLTTEDMLILDCNREIYVWCGCHSNVRSKKQALEIGLKFLEIDILVEGLSLETPIYVVTEGHEPTFFTRFFEWDSSKANVPLRNSWKACSTENTPDSLRSRSVSSNGLRRSVSSASSVSGSNLKSSDNHQISSVSPIARSLFSGSYPDHDSADGSPVPPRPAAVVPSSPSENVGLDQIDGVKIDVNLLIFPYERLKVMADDPVTTGIDVTKREAYLSEEEFQQIFGMTKTAFYKLPKWRQNKLKRGVHLF
- the LOC117916376 gene encoding villin-1 isoform X1 produces the protein MEIDPIFQGAGVKAGLEIWCVENLRLVPVPKSSYGKFFSGSAYIILNTVLLKSSSPQHDIHYWLGNDAKEVDSALASDKALELDAALGSQAVQFREIQGLETEKFLSYFKPCIIPIEGVFSSGPGELNCETYQISLFTCKGDHVVHVKEVPFSRSSLNHNDVFILDTASKIFLFSGCNSSIQERAKALEVVQYIKENKHNGKCEVATIEDGKFVGDPDVGEFWGLFGGYAPIPRDIPPSLQKQPDIPNAKLFWIATQGKLCQTVCNMLNKEMLESNKCYMLDCDNEIFVWMGRNTSITERKTSISAAEDFLKSQGRSTRSHLTSLTEGSETAIFRSYFDVWPQLAEPRLYEEGRGKVAAMFKQQGYDMKELPEEDCDSLIDCSGTLKVWRVNDDELFLVPVAEQTKLFSGDCYIVQYKYPGNGRDEYLFYAWLGRGAVMEDRVDAISRINTIVDSMKGDSVVGQVIEEKEPIEFFLIFQTLIVFKGGLSTRYKRFIAEKGIADETYDEKKTALFRVQGTSPNNMQAIQVDQVSSSLNSSYCFILQTETSIFTWVGNLSSTRDHDLLDRMLDLINPTLQPISVREGSEPDVFWKALGGKAEHPREREIKAYVEDPHLFTCTFTDGDLKVKEIFNFTQDDLTTEDMLILDCNREIYVWCGCHSNVRSKKQALEIGLKFLEIDILVEGLSLETPIYVVTEGHEPTFFTRFFEWDSSKANMHGSSFERRLAILKGTAQKIEVPLRNSWKACSTENTPDSLRSRSVSSNGLRRSVSSASSVSGSNLKSSDNHQISSVSPIARSLFSGSYPDHDSADGSPVPPRPAAVVPSSPSENVGLDQIDGVKIDVNLLIFPYERLKVMADDPVTTGIDVTKREAYLSEEEFQQIFGMTKTAFYKLPKWRQNKLKRGVHLF